A genome region from Chlorobaculum tepidum TLS includes the following:
- the metH gene encoding methionine synthase, whose amino-acid sequence MNDNLYSLIEQRILVLDGAMGTMIQRHGLDEQDYRGERFASHDHPLKGNNDLLVITRPDIIRSIHCDFLDAGADIIETCTFNANPISQSDYQLQDLTRELNVAAAKIARSAADEFTAKTPDKPRFVAGSIGPTNKTLSLSPDVNNPGFRAVTFQEMVDNYTAQLEGLHEGGVDLLLVETVFDTLNCKAALYAIEEYAVKTGWQVPVMVSGTVVDASGRTLSGQTTEAFWISISHMPSLLSVGLNCALGSKQMRPFIEALSNIAESYVSVYPNAGLPNEFGEYDDSPEYMAAQIAGFAESGFVNIVGGCCGTTPTHIRAIAEAVKTLPPRKRPANKHVLRLSGLEPLVVDETTGFINVGERTNVTGSRKFARLIKEANYDEALSIARQQVENGAQVIDVNLDEGMLDSEKVIVEFLNLIASEPEIAKVPVMIDSSKWSVIENGLRCTQGKSIVNSISLKEGEELFKERARKIMQYGAAAVVMAFDEQGQADSLHRRIEICSRAYKILTEEVGFPPEDIIFDPNVLTVATGIDEHNNYALDFIESVRWIKQNLPHAKVSGGISNVSFSFRGNEPVREAMHTAFLYHAIHAGLDMGIVNAAQLGIYEEIDPELLVYVEDVLLNRRDDATERLVAFAETIRDGGEKAEAKNAEWRNAPVEERLKHALVKGIVDYIDEDTEEARQLYPSPLEVIEGPLMNGMNHVGDLFAEGKMFLPQVVKSARVMKRSVAALIPYIEEEKSKNCDTSAKAKVLLATVKGDVHDIGKNIVSVVLACNNFDVIDIGVMMPCDKILEALAEHKPDVLGLSGLITPSLEEMAHVAKEMERLGMNIPLIIGGATTSKVHTAVKLAPCYPSGAVVHVLDASRSVPVVSNLCNPAQRDSYIAALKDEQEAMRKSHAERMAAKKYVSLDAARDNRLTIDWEAETIDKPAQTGVTVLEDVTVGALRPYIDWAPFFWSWELHGVYPQILEDEKVGEEATKLFNDATALLDRIDSEKLLGIKGVAGIFPANSIGDDIFVYADDERSIIRTVLHTLRQQGEKHGEANLALADFVAPRESGVNDWIGCFTVTAGLGIQNLLDEFTAENDDYHRIMTQALADRLAEAFAEMLHEKVRRELWGYAPGEILGNEELIAEKYRGIRPAPGYPACPDHTEKAIIFDLLNAEAATGVTLTETFAMNPAASVCGLYFANPASKYFVLGKIGKDQVEDYANRKGLEVAEAEKWLAPSLNYDPA is encoded by the coding sequence ATGAACGACAATCTGTACAGCCTGATCGAGCAACGGATTCTTGTGCTCGACGGGGCCATGGGCACCATGATCCAGAGGCATGGCCTCGACGAACAGGACTACCGGGGCGAGCGTTTCGCTTCGCATGACCATCCGCTGAAGGGCAACAACGACCTTCTTGTCATCACCCGGCCCGACATCATCCGTTCGATCCACTGCGACTTCCTCGACGCGGGTGCGGACATCATCGAGACCTGCACCTTCAACGCCAACCCGATCTCGCAGTCGGACTACCAGTTGCAGGACTTGACCCGCGAGCTGAACGTGGCGGCGGCAAAGATAGCCCGCTCGGCAGCGGACGAGTTCACCGCAAAGACTCCCGACAAGCCGCGTTTCGTGGCCGGTTCCATCGGACCGACCAACAAGACGCTCTCGCTCTCGCCGGACGTGAACAACCCCGGCTTCCGCGCCGTCACCTTCCAGGAGATGGTCGATAACTACACTGCCCAGCTCGAAGGCTTGCACGAGGGCGGTGTCGATCTCTTGCTCGTCGAGACGGTGTTCGACACACTGAACTGCAAGGCGGCGCTCTACGCTATCGAGGAGTACGCGGTGAAAACCGGCTGGCAGGTGCCCGTGATGGTCTCCGGCACGGTGGTGGACGCGAGCGGCCGCACCCTCTCCGGCCAAACCACCGAGGCGTTCTGGATTTCGATTTCGCACATGCCGAGTCTGCTCTCGGTCGGCCTGAACTGCGCACTCGGCTCCAAGCAGATGCGCCCCTTCATCGAGGCGCTCTCGAACATCGCCGAAAGCTACGTCAGCGTCTATCCCAACGCGGGCCTGCCGAATGAGTTCGGCGAGTACGACGACTCCCCCGAGTACATGGCCGCGCAGATCGCGGGCTTCGCCGAATCAGGCTTCGTGAACATCGTCGGCGGCTGCTGCGGCACCACGCCGACGCACATCCGCGCCATTGCCGAAGCGGTCAAGACTCTCCCGCCGAGAAAGCGCCCCGCCAACAAGCACGTGCTGAGGCTCTCCGGCCTCGAACCGCTCGTGGTTGACGAAACCACCGGCTTCATCAACGTCGGCGAGCGCACCAACGTCACCGGTTCGCGCAAGTTCGCCCGCCTCATCAAGGAGGCCAATTACGACGAAGCGCTCTCCATTGCCCGCCAGCAGGTCGAGAACGGCGCGCAGGTGATCGACGTGAACCTCGACGAAGGAATGCTCGACTCCGAAAAGGTGATCGTCGAATTCCTGAACCTCATCGCCTCCGAGCCTGAGATCGCCAAGGTGCCGGTGATGATCGACTCGTCGAAATGGTCGGTCATCGAAAACGGCCTGCGCTGCACCCAGGGCAAGAGCATCGTCAACTCGATCAGCCTCAAGGAGGGCGAGGAGCTGTTCAAGGAGCGCGCTCGCAAGATCATGCAATACGGCGCGGCGGCGGTGGTCATGGCCTTCGACGAGCAGGGCCAGGCCGACAGCCTGCACCGCCGCATCGAGATTTGCAGCCGCGCCTACAAAATTCTCACCGAAGAGGTGGGCTTCCCGCCGGAGGACATCATCTTTGACCCGAACGTGCTGACCGTGGCCACCGGCATCGACGAGCACAACAACTACGCGCTCGACTTCATCGAAAGCGTGCGCTGGATCAAGCAGAACCTGCCGCACGCGAAGGTCTCCGGCGGCATCAGCAACGTTTCGTTCTCCTTCCGCGGCAACGAGCCGGTGCGCGAGGCGATGCACACCGCGTTCCTCTACCACGCCATCCACGCCGGTCTCGACATGGGCATCGTCAACGCCGCCCAGCTTGGCATCTACGAAGAGATCGACCCGGAGCTTCTTGTCTATGTCGAGGACGTGCTGCTGAACCGCCGCGACGACGCCACCGAGCGGCTCGTGGCGTTCGCTGAAACGATCCGCGACGGCGGCGAAAAGGCCGAGGCCAAGAACGCCGAATGGCGCAACGCCCCGGTCGAGGAGCGGCTGAAACACGCGCTCGTCAAGGGCATCGTTGACTACATCGACGAGGACACCGAAGAGGCCCGCCAGCTCTACCCGAGTCCGCTGGAGGTGATCGAGGGGCCGCTCATGAACGGCATGAACCACGTCGGCGACCTCTTCGCCGAAGGCAAGATGTTCCTGCCACAGGTGGTCAAAAGCGCCCGCGTCATGAAGCGCTCGGTAGCTGCGCTGATTCCCTATATCGAGGAGGAGAAGTCGAAAAACTGCGACACGAGCGCCAAAGCCAAGGTGCTGCTCGCCACGGTGAAGGGCGACGTGCACGACATCGGCAAGAACATCGTGTCGGTGGTGCTTGCCTGCAACAACTTCGACGTGATCGACATCGGCGTCATGATGCCATGCGACAAGATTCTCGAAGCGCTGGCAGAACACAAGCCCGACGTGCTCGGCCTCTCCGGCCTCATCACCCCGTCGCTCGAAGAGATGGCGCACGTGGCCAAAGAGATGGAGCGGCTCGGCATGAACATTCCGCTCATCATCGGCGGCGCGACCACCTCGAAGGTGCACACGGCGGTGAAACTCGCGCCCTGCTACCCCAGCGGCGCGGTAGTACACGTGCTCGACGCCTCGCGCAGCGTGCCGGTGGTCAGCAACCTCTGCAACCCCGCCCAGCGCGACAGCTATATCGCGGCGCTGAAGGATGAGCAGGAGGCGATGCGCAAGAGCCACGCCGAGCGCATGGCGGCAAAAAAGTACGTCTCGCTCGACGCCGCCCGCGACAACCGCCTCACCATTGACTGGGAGGCCGAAACCATCGACAAGCCCGCCCAGACTGGCGTCACCGTGCTGGAGGATGTCACCGTCGGCGCGCTCCGCCCGTATATCGACTGGGCACCCTTCTTCTGGAGCTGGGAGCTGCACGGCGTCTATCCGCAGATTCTGGAGGATGAAAAGGTCGGCGAGGAGGCAACCAAACTCTTCAACGACGCCACCGCTCTGCTCGACCGGATCGACAGCGAAAAGCTGCTCGGCATCAAAGGCGTGGCGGGCATCTTCCCGGCCAACAGCATCGGCGACGACATCTTCGTCTATGCGGATGACGAGCGCTCGATAATCCGCACCGTGCTGCACACCCTGCGCCAGCAAGGCGAAAAGCACGGCGAAGCGAACCTCGCGCTGGCGGACTTCGTGGCCCCGCGCGAAAGCGGCGTCAACGACTGGATCGGCTGCTTCACCGTAACCGCCGGACTCGGCATCCAGAATTTGCTCGACGAGTTCACAGCAGAGAACGACGACTACCACCGCATCATGACACAGGCGCTCGCCGACCGACTGGCCGAAGCGTTCGCAGAGATGCTGCACGAAAAGGTGCGCCGCGAACTCTGGGGCTACGCGCCCGGCGAAATCCTCGGCAACGAAGAGCTGATCGCCGAAAAGTACCGAGGCATCCGCCCCGCCCCCGGCTACCCCGCCTGCCCGGATCACACCGAAAAGGCAATCATCTTCGACCTGCTCAACGCTGAAGCGGCCACCGGCGTCACGCTGACGGAAACTTTCGCGATGAACCCCGCAGCCTCAGTCTGCGGCCTCTACTTCGCCAACCCGGCCTCGAAATACTTCGTACTCGGCAAGATTGGTAAGGATCAGGTCGAAGACTACGCCAACCGCAAAGGGCTGGAAGTAGCAGAAGCCGAGAAGTGGCTCGCGCCCTCGCTGAACTACGATCCAGCGTAA
- a CDS encoding transposase translates to MTRKKDKPPDIQGELIGQLGYPKHLPIVLNTGNSRNGHGMSVRDMQAMLLELYQVEVSESLISSGVTDAVLDNVRAWQSRSLEAQRAENQRLVSD, encoded by the coding sequence ATGACCAGAAAGAAAGACAAGCCCCCGGACATTCAGGGCGAGCTGATCGGGCAGCTCGGCTATCCCAAGCATCTGCCCATCGTGCTTAACACCGGCAACAGCCGCAACGGACACGGCATGAGCGTCCGCGACATGCAGGCCATGTTGTTGGAACTCTATCAGGTCGAAGTCTCCGAATCGCTCATCAGCAGCGGCGTGACCGACGCAGTGCTCGACAACGTGCGCGCCTGGCAGAGCCGCTCGCTCGAGGCGCAACGTGCTGAAAACCAAAGGCTCGTTTCCGACTGA